One segment of Fuscovulum ytuae DNA contains the following:
- the regB gene encoding sensor histidine kinase RegB, with amino-acid sequence MMNPGFGLLSRDTRSDWVRLRTLILLRWMAITGQIAAITVADRVYGIELPLGLCYMAVGASIIANLISIFVYPENKRLSEVEAMLTLLFDLSQLAFLLYLTGGLTNPFALLILAPVTISASALELRTTLFLGALAILFTSLIAFVNVPLRFADGSALQVPLVFEFGFWLAIVIGIVFLGLYSRRIATEIRSMSDALLATQMALAREQKLTDLGGVVAAAAHELGTPLATIKLVSAEMMEELKDQPDLAEDARLIRDQADRCRDILRGMGRAGKDDLHLRQAPLASVLREAAEPHMGRGKEVAFSLSPGAGSGERQPMILRRPEVIHGLRNLIQNAVDFARTKVWVDGEWTDRSITIRIVDDGEGYPPQVIGRIGDPFVRSRRSVQDLERRPEYEGMGLGLFIAKTLLERTGAELSFANASDPFLTPEERPERCGAIVELVWMTGDITAPPSSSLGDNKPFEA; translated from the coding sequence ATGATGAATCCCGGCTTCGGCCTGCTTTCCCGCGATACGCGCAGCGATTGGGTTCGGCTGCGAACCTTGATCCTTTTGCGGTGGATGGCGATTACGGGCCAGATTGCAGCAATCACAGTCGCAGACCGTGTATACGGGATCGAGCTGCCCTTGGGCCTTTGCTACATGGCAGTGGGCGCTTCGATCATTGCCAACCTTATTTCGATTTTCGTCTATCCGGAAAACAAGCGATTGAGCGAGGTGGAAGCGATGCTGACGCTTCTGTTCGATCTGTCTCAATTGGCTTTCCTGCTCTACCTGACAGGCGGACTAACAAATCCCTTCGCCCTTCTGATTCTTGCGCCCGTGACGATTTCGGCATCCGCCCTCGAACTGCGGACCACGCTGTTCCTGGGGGCTTTGGCCATTCTGTTCACGTCATTGATCGCGTTCGTCAATGTTCCGTTGCGCTTCGCGGATGGGTCCGCATTACAGGTGCCGCTGGTTTTTGAATTCGGGTTCTGGCTGGCCATCGTGATCGGGATCGTGTTCTTGGGGCTTTATTCCAGAAGGATTGCAACTGAGATTCGATCCATGTCGGACGCCCTGTTGGCCACGCAAATGGCCTTGGCGCGCGAGCAAAAGCTGACGGATCTTGGTGGGGTGGTCGCCGCTGCAGCGCATGAGTTGGGCACGCCACTGGCGACGATAAAACTGGTCAGCGCCGAAATGATGGAAGAGTTGAAGGATCAACCTGATCTAGCAGAGGATGCGCGCCTTATTCGTGATCAAGCGGATCGTTGTCGGGATATCCTGCGCGGTATGGGGCGGGCTGGGAAGGATGACCTTCATCTTCGACAGGCCCCGCTTGCGTCTGTTCTGCGTGAAGCGGCAGAGCCGCATATGGGGCGGGGCAAGGAGGTTGCATTTAGCTTGTCACCCGGAGCGGGCTCGGGCGAACGGCAGCCGATGATCTTGCGGCGACCCGAGGTGATCCATGGATTACGAAACCTGATCCAGAACGCCGTGGACTTTGCGCGCACAAAGGTATGGGTCGATGGCGAATGGACGGATCGCTCGATCACGATCCGGATTGTGGATGACGGCGAGGGCTATCCGCCACAAGTGATCGGACGGATCGGCGACCCCTTCGTCAGATCACGGCGATCTGTTCAGGATCTGGAACGGCGCCCCGAATATGAGGGGATGGGGCTGGGTCTTTTCATTGCGAAGACCCTTCTAGAGCGGACAGGGGCAGAACTTTCCTTCGCCAATGCGTCGGACCCCTTTCTTACGCCTGAGGAACGGCCAGAACGATGTGGCGCGATCGTGGAACTTGTCTGGATGACAGGCGACATTACGGCACCACCCAGCTCCAGTCTTGGAGATAACAAACCCTTTGAAGCCTGA
- a CDS encoding PAS-domain containing protein: protein MAYWGELGSVMFGLGLVILALAIAVRMDGATILRRLSLRRAAARAAEGLPFPVWVNRAEQVKDVPPDWANAAFFRLSAEDRLIILHGSGRLTVGEGSEAAQFERQSVGTIGFALPCDDLARVEVSLRDMLQSMTQTFAQLPLGVAVFDRVGHLNSFNPVLVELTGLSPAFLSRRPSLTAMLDAMRDRSMVPEPANWKNWKAELVDMERAAAKAAFEDVWALPGGQTYRVTGRRHRGGGLALMIEDISPEILRGRRYRASLDLCQAVIDRMDEAIAVFAASGQLVLSNLAYAALWDHDPVAGVGKMDLRQVASQWRAASAPTSLWAELEAFGDLTDDRRAWQGEARLIDGRLIRCRCEPMTEGAMLIGFRAVPTDGPMKTVLVGRG, encoded by the coding sequence ATGGCTTATTGGGGAGAATTAGGCAGCGTCATGTTTGGGCTGGGCCTTGTGATCCTGGCTCTAGCGATAGCCGTTCGTATGGACGGGGCGACGATCTTGCGACGGCTGAGCCTGCGGCGGGCTGCTGCGCGGGCGGCCGAGGGGCTTCCCTTTCCTGTGTGGGTGAACCGGGCCGAGCAGGTGAAAGACGTGCCGCCAGACTGGGCCAACGCTGCATTCTTTCGCTTGTCTGCGGAAGACCGACTGATCATTCTGCATGGGAGCGGAAGATTGACTGTCGGCGAAGGCAGTGAAGCCGCACAATTCGAGCGTCAATCCGTGGGGACGATCGGGTTTGCCCTTCCTTGTGACGACTTGGCGCGCGTTGAAGTTAGCCTGCGCGACATGTTGCAATCGATGACCCAGACTTTTGCGCAACTCCCTTTGGGTGTCGCGGTCTTTGATCGGGTGGGTCATCTGAACAGTTTCAACCCTGTCCTTGTGGAGCTGACGGGACTTTCGCCTGCCTTCCTCTCGCGTCGGCCAAGCCTGACGGCGATGCTTGATGCGATGAGGGATCGCAGCATGGTACCGGAACCTGCGAACTGGAAGAATTGGAAGGCGGAACTTGTCGATATGGAAAGGGCCGCAGCGAAAGCTGCTTTTGAAGATGTTTGGGCCTTGCCAGGCGGCCAGACATATCGAGTGACGGGCCGACGACACAGGGGGGGTGGCTTGGCCCTGATGATCGAGGATATCTCTCCTGAAATCCTGCGCGGACGGCGCTATCGCGCCAGTCTGGATCTCTGTCAGGCCGTGATCGACAGGATGGATGAGGCGATTGCGGTCTTTGCAGCGTCTGGGCAGCTTGTTCTTTCGAATCTGGCCTACGCGGCCCTCTGGGACCACGATCCGGTGGCGGGGGTAGGAAAGATGGATCTGCGGCAGGTGGCAAGCCAATGGCGGGCCGCCTCTGCCCCCACGTCCCTTTGGGCCGAGTTGGAGGCGTTCGGGGATTTGACCGATGATCGGCGCGCATGGCAGGGCGAGGCGCGGCTGATCGATGGCCGCCTGATCCGTTGTCGTTGCGAACCGATGACAGAAGGTGCGATGCTGATTGGATTTCGTGCCGTGCCAACCGACGGACCGATGAAGACTGTCTTGGTTGGGCGCGGCTGA
- the tsaE gene encoding tRNA (adenosine(37)-N6)-threonylcarbamoyltransferase complex ATPase subunit type 1 TsaE has protein sequence MMVVIPPEAVLVLPDEAATTALGEWLAQILRPGDTVLLEGPIGAGKSHLARALIRAKLGRMEDVPSPTFTLVQTYDAGETEIWHADLYRLSVPDEVLELGLEDAFASAICLIEWPDRLGSYLPDDALHLRLSAEGEGRKAHLSGGRPGLLDQVKGWSA, from the coding sequence ATGATGGTCGTGATCCCTCCAGAAGCTGTTTTGGTCCTGCCGGATGAGGCCGCGACGACCGCCTTGGGTGAATGGCTGGCACAGATCCTTCGGCCCGGTGATACTGTCTTGCTAGAAGGGCCGATCGGGGCCGGAAAATCGCACCTTGCCCGCGCGTTGATCAGGGCAAAGTTAGGGCGAATGGAGGATGTGCCGTCGCCAACCTTTACGCTGGTGCAGACCTATGATGCTGGCGAAACCGAAATTTGGCATGCAGACCTCTACCGCCTTTCCGTGCCGGATGAAGTTCTGGAGTTGGGTCTGGAGGATGCCTTTGCTTCTGCCATCTGTTTGATCGAGTGGCCAGATCGGCTTGGCTCTTATCTGCCAGATGATGCGTTGCATCTGCGCCTAAGTGCAGAGGGCGAAGGCAGGAAAGCCCATTTGAGTGGTGGTCGGCCCGGACTGCTGGACCAGGTCAAGGGTTGGTCGGCATGA
- a CDS encoding aminoglycoside phosphotransferase family protein yields the protein MTDRKELSKRFLVTAGWGTSDRWALAGDASDRRYDRLSMEGHSAVLMDAPPGTAEDTATFARIARHLADLGLSPPAIYAEDHENGFLLLEDLGDGLFSRLIAHDPGLEGALYAGATDVLLAIHNSPTPIDLPDLSAREWAEAAAFVLSWYVFAVSGEEPNSAEFVTVLEELMRAYADDPRVMILRDYHAENLLWLPDRHDVARVGLLDFQLAQMGQPGYDLVSLLQDARRDVSAETEAAMIARFCAGKGIDPDVFAPSYATLGAQRALRILGVFARLCLKNGKGGYVSLMPRVWTQLQRNLEHPSLTPLAEICSALLPEPDPEALERIGNQCGRYAHR from the coding sequence ATGACGGATCGAAAGGAACTGTCGAAGCGGTTTCTCGTAACGGCCGGATGGGGAACCAGTGACAGATGGGCCTTGGCGGGTGATGCGTCCGATCGGCGCTATGACCGCCTGTCGATGGAAGGGCATTCAGCGGTTTTGATGGACGCCCCGCCGGGAACGGCAGAGGACACAGCCACGTTTGCGCGGATCGCACGGCATCTGGCTGATCTGGGGCTGTCACCGCCCGCAATTTATGCCGAAGATCACGAGAATGGTTTTCTGTTGTTGGAAGACCTTGGGGATGGGCTTTTTTCACGTTTGATCGCACATGATCCGGGACTGGAAGGCGCGCTTTATGCCGGGGCAACCGATGTTCTTTTGGCGATCCATAACAGCCCGACCCCGATTGACCTGCCCGACCTTTCAGCGCGGGAATGGGCAGAGGCGGCGGCCTTCGTTTTGTCCTGGTACGTCTTCGCCGTGTCAGGCGAGGAGCCTAATTCAGCAGAATTTGTGACTGTTTTGGAAGAGTTGATGAGGGCCTACGCAGACGACCCACGTGTGATGATCCTGCGGGATTACCATGCCGAAAACCTGCTTTGGCTGCCGGACCGGCACGATGTGGCACGGGTGGGACTCTTGGACTTCCAACTGGCCCAGATGGGGCAGCCGGGATATGATCTTGTATCGCTTCTGCAGGATGCGCGGCGCGATGTTTCGGCAGAGACAGAGGCCGCAATGATTGCGCGGTTCTGTGCGGGGAAGGGAATAGACCCCGACGTTTTCGCGCCATCCTATGCCACGCTAGGCGCGCAAAGGGCACTTCGCATTCTTGGTGTTTTTGCCCGACTTTGCCTGAAGAACGGAAAGGGTGGCTATGTCAGTCTGATGCCACGCGTCTGGACGCAGTTGCAACGCAATCTGGAACATCCATCACTTACGCCGCTGGCGGAAATTTGCAGTGCACTTCTTCCGGAGCCTGATCCGGAAGCCTTGGAAAGGATAGGTAACCAATGCGGCCGATATGCCCACCGCTGA
- a CDS encoding nucleotidyltransferase family protein, with the protein MRPICPPLMLFAAGMGTRMGALTANRPKPLIPVAGRFLIDHALALVDDAGIDRVVVNTHYLADQIESHIATRGLIVSREEPEVLETGGGLKRALPLLGDDPVMTLNTDAVWTGRNPLVELMEAWDEVRMDGLLLLLPVEKAVGHFAKGDFLMDGDGRLERANGRLGPVYLGAQILKTAGLAEIEAEVFSLNLLWDRMISDGRLYGMIHDGGWCDVGRPEGIVSAETLLRAPA; encoded by the coding sequence ATGCGGCCGATATGCCCACCGCTGATGCTATTTGCGGCAGGGATGGGCACGCGGATGGGTGCGTTGACTGCCAATCGACCAAAGCCGCTTATCCCTGTCGCGGGGCGGTTTCTGATCGATCACGCGCTCGCCTTGGTGGATGATGCGGGGATAGATCGGGTCGTCGTCAATACACATTACCTTGCTGATCAGATTGAGAGCCACATCGCGACGCGTGGCCTGATTGTATCACGTGAAGAACCTGAGGTTCTTGAGACAGGAGGCGGATTGAAGCGTGCGCTTCCCCTGTTGGGGGATGATCCGGTGATGACACTGAACACCGATGCCGTTTGGACGGGGCGCAATCCATTGGTTGAATTGATGGAGGCTTGGGACGAAGTACGGATGGACGGTTTGTTGCTGTTGTTGCCCGTGGAAAAGGCCGTGGGTCACTTTGCGAAGGGCGACTTCCTGATGGACGGGGATGGGCGTCTGGAACGGGCGAATGGTAGACTTGGGCCTGTTTACCTAGGGGCGCAAATCCTAAAAACGGCGGGGCTGGCCGAGATTGAGGCAGAGGTCTTTTCCCTTAACCTGCTGTGGGATCGGATGATTTCAGACGGACGACTCTATGGGATGATCCATGACGGTGGTTGGTGTGATGTTGGAAGGCCAGAAGGGATCGTATCGGCAGAAACACTTTTGAGGGCACCCGCATGA
- the addB gene encoding double-strand break repair protein AddB, producing the protein MFMAAGPRFFHLPPGVDFARELVRGLKARLAGQPPEAMARVTVYLNTARMRRRVIEGFLEDGPGLLPRLRLLTDIGEGLPLLNLPGPVSPLRRRLELTQLIAGLLDRQPDLAPRSALFDLADSLAGLMDEMQGEGVLPERIAALDVSNHSAHWARTREFLRIVTPFFTGDDAPDGETRQRMAVSRLSALWMEAPPHDPVIVAGSTGSRGTTAALMEAVAKLPQGALVLPGFDPFMPQDVWESLDDAMTGEDHPQFRLRRLMDRLSVEPADVAPWTEAVPPAEDRNRLISLSLRPAPVTDQWLHSGKDLPDLIEATQGMALITAPSPRSEALAIALVMREAAETGVTAALITPDRMLTRRVTAALDRWGILPDDSAGKPLALSAPGRFLRHVAGIMGLKLTSDVLLTLLKHPLAFTGGDRGQHLLHTRRLELHLRREGPAFPTGDDLRNWARARVERGKDDGIEIWAEALARIIDIAAQVVDAPLVDLVALHLELSEAMARGTAAEGTGVLWDKEAGSEARAVMDTLLCEADAGGHLTVAAYRDMFEAVIARGEVRESVLAHPRLLILGPREAREHAAELVILAGLNDGTWPRLPDPDPWLNRQMRKDAGLLLPERQVGLSAHDYQIAVAAPRVILSRSARDAEAETVSSRWLNRLTNLMAGLPEKRGPDALRAMERRGTQWLKLAEALEEPTTEMDADPRLQPANRPSPRPKSDQRPKELSLTRISLLIRDPYAIYCRYVLRLKRLDPLRHEPDAALRGQILHKILERFVRDRPDAEDLNAAKARLLSTAREILGKMVPWPAARALWLARLARAANFFLDVDGKDGGTPIILEKAGAVKVAPFDFRLTGTPDRIDRLPDGRLHILDYKTGNPPTQAMQKAFDKQLLLAAAMAERGGFSDLDPADVARITYVGLGSSPKVETTEITQEITAEVWEGLRALIAHYAKEASGYTARRAVQKERYAGDYDHLSRLGEWDTTDDPVPAPVGGAR; encoded by the coding sequence ATGTTTATGGCAGCGGGGCCACGTTTTTTTCACCTGCCGCCAGGCGTGGATTTCGCGCGCGAACTGGTTCGGGGCCTGAAAGCGCGACTTGCGGGCCAGCCGCCGGAGGCGATGGCACGGGTAACCGTTTATCTGAACACGGCGCGGATGCGGCGGCGGGTAATCGAGGGCTTTCTTGAAGATGGGCCGGGGCTTTTGCCAAGGTTGCGGCTTTTAACGGATATTGGTGAGGGCCTACCTCTTCTGAACCTGCCGGGACCGGTGTCACCCCTGCGTCGCAGGCTAGAATTGACCCAATTGATCGCCGGTCTTCTGGATCGGCAACCTGATCTTGCCCCTCGGTCTGCGCTTTTCGACCTTGCCGACAGTCTGGCCGGACTTATGGACGAGATGCAGGGTGAAGGGGTGCTTCCCGAACGTATTGCCGCATTGGACGTCTCGAACCATTCCGCTCACTGGGCGCGCACACGCGAATTCCTGCGTATCGTCACACCCTTTTTCACCGGGGACGATGCGCCGGATGGGGAAACCCGGCAAAGAATGGCGGTTTCGCGTCTATCAGCACTGTGGATGGAAGCTCCGCCGCACGATCCGGTAATCGTGGCAGGTTCCACCGGTTCGCGGGGAACAACGGCAGCGCTTATGGAGGCGGTGGCGAAGTTGCCACAAGGGGCGCTGGTTCTGCCGGGTTTTGATCCGTTCATGCCACAGGATGTGTGGGAAAGCCTTGATGATGCGATGACGGGCGAAGACCATCCGCAATTCCGGCTACGCCGGCTAATGGATCGATTGTCGGTTGAACCGGCGGATGTGGCACCCTGGACAGAAGCTGTGCCTCCGGCTGAGGATCGGAACCGGCTGATTTCCCTTTCACTGCGCCCGGCCCCCGTGACAGATCAATGGCTTCATTCCGGTAAAGACCTGCCGGATCTGATCGAGGCGACCCAAGGGATGGCCCTGATTACGGCCCCATCTCCGCGCAGCGAAGCGTTGGCGATTGCGCTTGTGATGCGCGAAGCGGCCGAAACAGGCGTCACGGCTGCGCTGATCACACCCGACAGGATGCTGACGCGCCGTGTCACCGCTGCTTTGGATCGGTGGGGAATTTTGCCCGATGATTCTGCGGGTAAGCCGCTTGCCCTTTCCGCGCCCGGCCGTTTTTTGCGCCATGTGGCAGGCATCATGGGGCTTAAGCTGACATCAGATGTCCTGCTGACGTTGCTGAAACATCCCCTTGCCTTCACGGGTGGAGATCGGGGACAGCACCTGCTGCACACGCGACGGCTGGAACTGCATTTACGGCGGGAAGGGCCTGCTTTTCCGACGGGGGATGACCTTCGAAACTGGGCGCGCGCCAGGGTTGAAAGAGGTAAGGACGACGGGATCGAGATTTGGGCCGAAGCCCTTGCTAGGATTATCGATATTGCCGCGCAAGTGGTGGATGCCCCGCTTGTCGATCTTGTGGCGCTGCATCTTGAACTTTCAGAGGCGATGGCGCGTGGAACTGCGGCCGAAGGAACCGGGGTTCTGTGGGATAAAGAGGCCGGTTCCGAGGCGCGCGCGGTTATGGATACCCTGCTTTGTGAGGCAGATGCGGGTGGTCACCTAACTGTGGCGGCCTATCGGGACATGTTTGAAGCGGTAATCGCGCGTGGTGAGGTCAGGGAAAGTGTTTTGGCGCATCCCCGCCTTTTGATCCTCGGCCCACGAGAGGCGCGGGAGCATGCGGCAGAACTGGTCATCCTTGCCGGGCTGAATGATGGGACTTGGCCGCGCCTGCCCGATCCCGATCCTTGGTTGAACCGACAGATGAGGAAGGATGCCGGGCTATTGCTTCCGGAACGGCAAGTGGGTCTGTCTGCCCATGATTATCAGATCGCCGTCGCTGCGCCGCGCGTCATCCTAAGCCGTTCGGCAAGGGATGCAGAGGCGGAGACGGTGTCATCCCGATGGCTGAACCGATTGACCAACCTGATGGCTGGTCTGCCCGAAAAACGCGGGCCAGATGCCCTGCGCGCAATGGAACGGCGCGGAACCCAGTGGTTGAAACTTGCGGAGGCGCTGGAGGAACCCACCACAGAAATGGATGCGGACCCGCGATTGCAACCGGCCAATAGGCCATCGCCCCGCCCCAAGTCCGATCAGAGGCCGAAGGAGCTTTCGCTGACAAGGATAAGCCTGCTGATCCGTGATCCTTATGCGATCTACTGCCGCTATGTCCTGCGCCTGAAGCGGCTTGATCCCTTGCGACATGAGCCAGACGCTGCCCTGCGCGGCCAAATCCTGCACAAGATACTTGAGCGTTTCGTGCGTGATCGGCCTGATGCTGAAGACCTGAACGCGGCAAAAGCGCGCCTGCTGTCCACGGCACGCGAAATTTTGGGTAAGATGGTGCCATGGCCCGCGGCACGGGCGCTTTGGTTGGCGCGACTGGCGCGGGCCGCAAATTTCTTTCTGGATGTGGATGGGAAAGATGGTGGAACGCCAATCATCTTAGAGAAGGCAGGGGCCGTGAAGGTTGCGCCCTTCGATTTCCGGCTGACCGGGACACCGGACCGGATTGACCGTCTTCCGGATGGGCGCCTGCACATCTTGGATTACAAGACCGGGAACCCTCCCACTCAGGCGATGCAGAAAGCGTTCGACAAGCAATTGCTCTTGGCAGCCGCTATGGCAGAGAGGGGCGGTTTTTCAGATCTTGATCCAGCAGATGTAGCACGGATCACCTATGTTGGTCTGGGAAGTTCTCCGAAAGTCGAAACAACGGAGATCACGCAGGAAATCACCGCCGAAGTCTGGGAGGGTTTGAGGGCCTTGATCGCACATTACGCGAAAGAGGCGTCTGGCTACACCGCGCGGCGAGCGGTCCAGAAGGAACGCTATGCCGGGGATTATGA